One stretch of Lucilia cuprina isolate Lc7/37 chromosome 6, ASM2204524v1, whole genome shotgun sequence DNA includes these proteins:
- the LOC111679595 gene encoding dr1-associated corepressor homolog: MPSKKKKYNARFPAGRIKKIMQSDEEVGKVAQAVPIIISRTLELFVDSLLTKTLKITNSRNAKTLSTSHMKQCIMSEQRFDFLRELVRNIPDISVAEEAANYQEEDNQSSPEEQYPDSDTPYDLSMPSTSLRAGRQQQQQPISNGHNGGGHHATQVNAAHQPNEYQRNYLKRSMSSNPSSVIRHTTAMAQTNVDCLPAKLARSDSTPVPQQQQQQLSTAASLTTVQHPRLKHQSYSMPTHMENSNNNNNNNINNKPNTQTPLKTLCTPSQQTAIPAPIVNIDYCSKPVVKIDYSNLPLVGVTTPANTVAAPLSAPANISSTAFNFSAEPVINIDLSNIVASPTSAIPSMATISIGTPTLPPPPKLPVPTSASTCTAPSTLTTSSSSSLSSLLNKTKPLTAKTAVVEQQSRNSKAAMAEPFNSSTSSSTTNTTKATALAAAVAAATTMTTTISATKSDSYLDMDEDYDNI; this comes from the exons atgccatctaaaaagaagaaatataatGCACGTTTTCCAGCG GGTCGTATCAAAAAGATCATGCAAAGTGATGAAGAAGTTGGAAAAGTGGCCCAAGCTGTaccaattataattt CTAGAACATTAGAGCTTTTCGTCGATTCGCTACTAACAAAAACCCTTAAAATAACCAACTCTCGAAATGCCAAGACACTGTCAACATCCCACATGAAACAGTGCATTATGTCGGAACAACGTTTTGATTTTCTGCGTGAACTGGTACGTAATATACCCGATATAAGTGTAGCCGAAGAGGCGGCTAATTATCAAGAAGAGGATAATCAAAGTTCACCAGAAGAACAATATCCAGATTCGGATACACCATACGATTTAAGTATGCCATCGACATCGTTAAGAGCTGGacgacaacagcaacagcaaccaaTTTCAAATGGCCACAATGGTGGAGGACATCATGCAACACAAGTGAATGCTGCCCATCAACCGAATGAGTatcaaagaaattatttaaaacgttCAATGAGTTCGAATCCTAGTTCGGTTATAAGACATACAACAGCGATGGCTCAAACAAATGTTGATTGTTTGCCAGCCAAATTAGCACGTTCCGATTCAACACCAGTtcctcaacaacaacaacaacagttgtCTACGGCAGCGTCGCTAACAACAGTACAACATCCCCGACTGAAACATCAATCATACTCAATGCCGACACATATGGAGaacagtaataataacaacaacaacaacatcaataatAAACCAAATACCCAAACCCCTCTAAAAACGTTATGTACACCCTCGCAACAGACTGCCATACCTGCGCCTATTGTTAACATCGATTATTGCAGTAAGCCAGTAgttaaaatagactatagtaatCTGCCTTTGGTAGGTGTAACAACGCCAGCCAATACAGTGGCTGCACCCTTGAGCGCACCTGCCAATATATCTAGTACGGCCTTTAATTTCTCAGCCGAACCAGTCATCAATATAGATCTGTCCAATATAGTGGCCTCACCCACATCAGCTATACCCAGTATGGCTACTATAAGTATTGGTACTCCAACCCTACCGCCGCCACCAAAATTACCAGTACCAACGTCTGCATCAACTTGCACAGCGCCATCAACATTAACAACTTCGTCatcgtcatcattatcatcactactaaataaaacaaaacctttGACAGCTAAAACAGCTGTTGTTGAACAACAATCTCGTAATTCCAAAGCTGCAATGGCGGAGCCATTCAATTCTTCTACTTCTTCTTCTACTACAAATACTACCAAGGCTACGGCATTAGCTGCTGCAGTTGCTGCCGCCACAACCATGACTACAACGATTTCAGCGACAAAAAGTGATTCATATTTAGACATGGACGAAGATTATgacaatatttaa
- the LOC111679590 gene encoding cx9C motif-containing protein 4, whose amino-acid sequence MRKIVQLFRLSHKLLCIKLMSQYNTKKDPCKANACRIQACLKENNYQEDKCLEVLEQMRQCCLKWHKQSLCCSGIYLERPYIKSEEKQNKEEKIKEKR is encoded by the exons ATGCGAAAAATTGTACAACTTTTTCGGTTGTCTCATAAATTGTTGTGCATAAAATTGATGTCCCAATATAATACCAAAAAAGATCCTTGCAAAGCCAATGCCTGCAGAATTCAAGCTTGTTTAAAGG agAATAATTATCAGGAGGATAAGTGTTTGGAGGTTTTGGAGCAGATGCGTCAATGCTGCTTGAAGTGGCACAAACAATCTTTATGTTGTTCGGGTATTTATTTGGAACGTCCATATATTAAAagtgaagaaaaacaaaacaaagaggAAAAAATCAAAGAGAAACGTTAA
- the LOC111679589 gene encoding uncharacterized protein LOC111679589, whose translation MPNPSIPPYKPPQELQEILKQQAAQRKRTAQLPKRNWIQRNPRLFQITFITTSLLILFSRPLYDAFIEESFPAVEDSIKFKKRE comes from the coding sequence ATGCCAAATCCTTCCATACCGCCTTATAAACCACCACAAGAATTGCAAGAGATTCTAAAACAACAAGCCGCACAACGTAAACGTACCGCCCAATTACCCAAACGTAATTGGATACAAAGAAATCCTCGACTCTTTCAAATCACCTTTATAACCACCTCATTGCTGATACTATTCTCACGACCACTTTACGACGCCTTCATAGAAGAATCATTTCCAGCTGTAGAGGAttcaattaaattcaaaaaacgCGAGTAA
- the LOC111679591 gene encoding uncharacterized protein LOC111679591, producing MESVRKAKQRLRNYPILLGKCAETATIYAACVSRDLNVQHKTCDKEFQLFKECLQKAANEMKTKL from the coding sequence ATGGAATCAGTACGTAAGGCTAAACAACGTTTACGCAACTATCCCATACTATTAGGAAAATGTGCCGAAACGGCTACGATTTATGCAGCCTGTGTTAGTCGTGATTTGAATGTACAACATAAAACCTGTGACAAAGAGTTCCAGCTATTTAAGGAATGTCTACAAAAGGCagcaaatgaaatgaaaacaaaattataa
- the LOC111679588 gene encoding GPI mannosyltransferase 1 has protein sequence MAAKTMKLQRLKESLTNLSFRFHLLISIVIRLALIFYGQLHDEHSEVPYTDIDYKVVTDGARQILQGNTPFKRHTYRYSPLLAYMQLPNVILHPSVGKLIYSSFDLLVAVLIYSLVKAELQSQCNKAVQYLLTKYGKSNKMTSSANYGDTDERNRPAQIAKISACFWLYNPLTAVISTRGNGDSFSSFFVILTLYLLAKSEDCSRKTTRNWFILLAGLSHGFAIHLRLYPLLFSLAYYLSLSERLVRSLKEFLRNVLFPSSKQLLLVFGTFLSLFLITGFFYCLYGWQYIYEAYLYHFVRKDVRHNFSLYFLMQYLSGAAVETSLLEKSLILLPQLLLILYLSFAFGQFRQTLPFCIFSLAFVMVTFNSVVTSQYFVWYLALLPLCLNNLQSITWLQSAAYFALWLVAQGLWLLPAYLLEFKTWNTFYWIGAQSAFFFMVNNLLLARLIEHYSFTSFKVNFKKLF, from the coding sequence ATGgcagccaaaacaatgaaactACAACGTTTAAAAGAGAGCTTAACAAATCTTTCCTTTCGTTTCCATTTATTAATATCTATAGTTATACGTTTGGCTTTAATTTTCTACGGACAATTGCATGATGAACACTCAGAAGTCCCATATACGGATATAGATTATAAGGTGGTAACCGATGGAGCTAGACAAATACTCCAGGGTAATACACCCTTTAAAAGGCACACATATCGTTATAGTCCTCTGTTGGCTTATATGCAATTACCCAATGTTATATTACATCCAAGTGTGGGTAAACTTATATACTCTTCCTTTGATTTGCTAGTAGCAGTGTTAATCTATTCTCTAGTCAAAGCCGAATTACAATCACAATGCAATAAGGCGGTACAATATTTACTTACAAAATATGGTAAATCTAATAAAATGACTTCAAGTGCCAATTATGGTGATACCGATGAACGCAATAGACCTGCCCAAATAGCCAAAATATCAGCCTGCTTTTGGCTTTATAACCCTCTAACCGCTGTCATTTCGACACGCGGCAATGGTGATAGTTTTTCCAGTTTCTTTGTCATCTTAACTCTATATCTTTTAGCCAAATCGGAAGATTGTTCTCGTAAAACTACACGCAATTGGTTTATATTATTAGCTGGTTTATCTCATGGTTTTGCCATACATTTACGTCTTTATCCTTTACTCTTTAGTTTAGCCTATTATCTTAGTTTATCCGAGCGTTTGGTGCGTTCTCTTAAAGAGTTCTTACGCAATGTATTATTTCCCTCTagcaaacaattattattagtttttggtacatttttaagtttatttcttaTAACCGGCTTTTTCTATTGTCTCTATGGCTGGCAATATATCTATGAGGCCTATTTATATCATTTTGTGCGCAAAGATGTTAGACACAATTTCTCTTTGTACTTTTTAATGCAATACCTAAGTGGTGCTGCTGTTGAAACCTCGCTATTAGAAAAATCCCTAATTCTATTGCCTCAATTGCTTCtcatattatatttaagttttgccTTTGGTCAATTTAGACAAACTTTACCCTTTTGCATCTTTTCCCTAGCCTTTGTTATGGTTACTTTTAATTCGGTAGTTACCTCACAATATTTCGTTTGGTATCTGGCCTTATTACCTTTATGTCTGAATAATCTACAATCTATAACATGGCTTCAATCAGCAGCCTATTTTGCTTTATGGTTAGTGGCCCAGGGTTTATGGCTATTGCCTGCCTATCTATTGGAATTTAAGACTTGGAATACATTTTATTGGATCGGCGCTCAAAGTGCCTTTTTCTTTATGGTCAACAATTTGCTATTGGCACGTTTAATCGAACATTATAGCTTTACCTCGTTTAAGgttaattttaagaaacttttttag
- the LOC111679598 gene encoding plant intracellular Ras-group-related LRR protein 7, with product MNIVYEFFRNNHILAICEDVLCKKSFTLNLSRFEMPEVPELVEKCNIIFKLFLNHNHLTQLPAFVSHLTRLQILTLDFNKLNEFPLVICQLTNLKVLNISCNHINTLPKEIGQLIQLETFWCNNTGLQLLPEELGNCECLETLGVRGNQLKSLPSSVKRLRKLRWLTLENNQISLVPDSMGDLKNLIHLNLKSNHLIAIPHCLKRMKRLQYVFLNCNRIAGPVMEEFLKELDFIRMLNICDNPLCNVMTTKMQLKEHGNILCDTKDHTNTTNMDELLDDNDNNEDDDEDLSDWENSIETSDLDTTDESSPENDVEDISVLIPELSRYITNFS from the exons atgAATATTGTATATGAGTTCTTTCGTAATAATCATATTTTGGCAATATGTGAAGATGTTTTGTGCAAAAAATCATTTACCTTAAATTTATCACGTTTTGAAATGCCCGAGGTGCCTGAATTAGTGGAAAAAtgcaatataatatttaaattatttttaaatcacaATCATTTGACACAA CTACCCGCTTTTGTCAGCCATCTAACACGTCTGCAAATTTTAACTTTGgactttaataaattaaatgaatttcctCTGGTCATTTGCCAGCTAACAAATCTAAAAGTATTAAACATTAGCTGTAATCATATCAATACTTTACCCaaagaaattggtcaattaatACAATTGGAAAcattttggtgtaataataccGGTCTACAACTCTTACCCGAAGAATTGGGTAATTGTGAGTGTTTGGAAACTTTAGGTGTTAGAGGCAATCAATTAAAAAGTCTTCCTTCTTCTGTTAAACGTTTACGCAAATTACGATGGTTAACTttggaaaataatcaaatttctTTGGTGCCCGATTCTATGGgagatttaaaaaatcttatacatttaaatttgaaaagtaaTCATTTGATTGCTATTCCACATTGTTTGAAACGTATGAAAAGATTGCAATATGTTTTTCTCAATTGTAATCGTATTGCTGGTCCCGTGATGGAGGAATTCTTAAAGGAATTGGATTTTATAAGAATGTTGAATATATGTGATAACCCCTTGTGTAATGTAATGACAACTAAAATGCAATTGAAG GAACATGGCAATATACTCTGTGATACAAAAGATCATACAAATACAACCAACATGGATGAGTTATTAgatgataatgataataatgaagACGATGATGAGGATTTATCTGATTGGGAAAACAGTATTGAGACCAGTGATTTAGATACCACCGATGAAAGTAGTCCGGAAAATGATGTAgag GATATTTCCGTTTTAATACCCGAACTTTCAcgttatataacaaattttagttaa
- the LOC111679596 gene encoding mitochondrial import inner membrane translocase subunit Tim10 encodes MAMPQISPAEQAKLQMMQEMEIEMMSDLYNRMTNACHKKCIPPRYGEAELGKGEMVCIDRCVAKYLDIHEKIGKKLTAMSIQDEELMKKMSN; translated from the exons ATGGCTATGCCCCAGATTAGTCCCGCCGAACAGGCAAAATTACAAATGATGCAAGAAATGGAAATTGAAATGATGTCCGATTTATATAATCGCATGACAAATGCTTGTCACAAAAAATGTATACCACCACGTTATGGAGAAGCTGAATTGG GCAAAGGTGAAATGGTTTGCATTGATCGTTGTGTTGCTAAGTATTTGGATATTCACGAAAAGATTGGCAAAAAACTTACCGCCATGTCTATACAAGATGAAGAACTAATGAAGAAAATGTCCAATTAA
- the LOC111679597 gene encoding uncharacterized protein LOC111679597 — MSLGNFGRIAVGWTVITVVGVYSFVISKNSVDKRRYEDMQIRERMKKANIGDYESVGTRRFNA, encoded by the exons ATGTCTTTGGGTAATTTTGGTAGAATCGCTGTCGGTTG gactGTTATAACTGTGGTAGGTGTGTACTCGTTTGTGATATCGAAAAATTCTGTGGATAAGCGACGTTACGAGGATATGCAAATACGGGAACGCATGAAAAAAGCAAATATTGGTGATTACGAATCAGTGGGAACTAGACGTTTTAACGCTtaa